Part of the Alkalilimnicola sp. S0819 genome is shown below.
TCGCAGTGCGCCTGGGCGTCGTCCTGGTCATACTCTGGGCACCCTTGCTGTTGCTGGCCGGCTTGATCGCCTTGTTGCGCGGCGAGCGTGCGGCCCGATACTACCTGTTGGCCTGGGTGACCTTCCTGGCGGCCGCGTTCTTCACTGCCATCTACCAGTTCGGCGTCATTCCTCGCGCCTTCGTCGGCGAGTACTCCCTGCTCATCGGCTCCGCGCTGGAGGCGCTGCTGCTCTCCTTTGCCCTGGGCGACCGGTTGAATCAGCTTCGCGAGGCCAAGGACACCGCCCAGCGCGAAGCCCTGCGGAACCTGGGCCGTTATCAGACGCTCTATGAGCGGGCCCGCTACGGCATTTTCACCACCAGCCTGGATGGGCGCATCATCGGCGGCAATCCGGCTTTCGTGGAAATGTTGGGTTACGACAGCCTCCCCCGGATGCAGCGGGAGGTGGCGGACCTGGAGCGTGATCTGTACCTGCAGCCCGAGGATCGCCGGCGTATGCTCGCCGAACTCGATCAGCGGGGGCAGGTGCATGCCTTCGAGACGCGCATGCGCCGACGCGACGGCACACCGGTCTGGGTCGCCATCTCGGCCCATCGCCTGGGGCAGGGTGAGGACGGCCACATCGAAGGCTCGCTGCTCGATATCACCGAGCGCAAGCAACGTGAAGCGGCCGAACGGGCGCGGGCCCTGGCCGAGAAGGAGAAGGAAGCCGCCAAGGCCGCCGCCCAGGCGAAGAGCAGTTTCCTCTCCAATATGAGCCACGAGATCCGCACCCCGCTCACCGCCGTGATCGGGTATGGCGAGTACCTGTTGGAGCCGGCGCTGGATCCGGCGCGGCGCGAGCAGTTCGCCCGCACCATCGTGCGCAGCGGCAAGCATCTGCTCGCCTTGCTCAACGACGTGCTGGATCTGTCCAAGATCGAGGCCGAGCGACTGCGTGTGGAATGCCTGCCCGTGAGCCTGTTCAGGCAGATGGCCGATGTGCAGTCGGTATTCGAGGTTCGAGCCCGGGAACGGGGTCTGGGTTTCCGCCTGGTTTACCACTGGCCCCTGCCCGAGACCATCAGCACCGACCCTACCCGGCTGCGCCAGATTCTCTACAATCTTTGCGGCAACGCCATGAAGTTCACCGAGCGTGGTGGCGTGACCCTGGAAGTGCGCTGCCAGCCGGAGACGAACCGCCTGAGCATCGCCGTGGTGGATACCGGCATCGGCATTCCCGCGTACAAGCAGCGGCAGATCTTCCAGGCCTTTACCCAGGCTGATGTGTCCACCACCCGCCGTCATGGTGGCACGGGGCTGGGCTTGACCATCTCCCGCCAACTGGCCGAGCGCATGGGCGGCGAGCTGCGCTGCAGCAGCGAGCCGGGCTTGGGCAGCCGCTTCGAGCTCGAGCTGCCCACCGGGGATCTCGAAGGAGTGCGCCTGGTGCATGACGTGCCGCACACGCCGCGCGCGGAGCTGGCCGACGAGCAGGCCGTCAGGGTGCCGCAGTTGCGCGGCAGCATTCTCCATGCCGAAGATAACCCGGACAGCCGTGAGCTGGTCGCCATGATGGTGCGGCGCACCGGCGCCGAGATCGTCTGCGTGGCCGATGGCGCCGAGGCCGTGGCCCGTGCCTGGGAGCGCCCCTATGATCTGGTGCTGATGGACGTGCAGATGCCGGTGCTGGACGGCTTCGGCGCACTGGCCGAGTTGCGTGCCCAGGGTTTTGGCGCGCCGGTGGTGGCGTTGACCGCCAATGTCATGGCCGAGGACCGGGTCCGCTATCACCAGGCGGGCTTCATCGCCTGTGAACCCAAGCCGATCCGCCGCGAGAGCTTCTATCGATTGCTGGCGCGGCATCTGCCGGCCGCTACAGCGGCGGGCGCGGCACTGCGCGGCCGGGTGCTGCTCGCCGGGGACAACCCGGACAACCAGGCCCTGATCCGCTGGCAGCTGGAGACGCTCGGTGCGGAGGTGCTGGTCGCGAGCGATGGCGAGCAGGCTCTGGCCCTGGCCGAGAGCGGCGAGATCGAGCTGGTGCTCCTGGATCTGGACATGCCGGTACTCGATGGCGCGACCGCCGCCCGCCGCCTGCACGCCCGCCAACCCGAATTACCCGTGTATCTGCTCACCGCCACCGACGCCGCGGAAGCCCGCCGTGTCGCCGCCGAGTGCGGTTGCCTCGGCAGCCTCGGCAAGCCCCTGGATGCGCAGGCACTGCGCGAGGTGCTGGCCCGGCATCTGCGCGCCGAGGCCTGCGCGCCGCCGTCGGAACCACCGACGCCCCCCGCCCAGGACTACGATGATCTTTCCGATCTGATTCAGCGTTTCGTGGATGGGCTGCCGGAGACGCTGCGCGCCATGGATTCCGCGCGGGCCGCGCGGGATTGGGCCGCGCTGCGCAGCCTGGCGCATCAGTTGAAGGGCGCGGGCGGCAGTTTCGGGCATCCCGAGCTCAGCCGTCTGGCCGCCGGACTGGGCAAGGCGGTGAAGGCCGGCGATCCCTCGGCGGTGGACCAACAGTTGGCGGCGCTGCGCGAGGCGGTGGCGCGTGCCGGCAAGGGCTGAGGGAAGCAGACGGGCAGAGGGCGCGGCAACGGAGCAGCCGCGCACGGGAAAATGCGACGATGTGCTCGGCATCACCCGCCGCTCGGTGGGCTTTCATCAGGGGGTGGGGCGCGGCGCCGTGCTCTTCAGGGGCGATATGCGCGCCATGCGCATACGCTTTCCCGGCGGCCGTCCCTCGCCCCTTTTCCCGGGCGAATCGTGAGGGGCACGAGCCCTTGGTGTGGCAGTCAGCGCCCGAGGAGATGGCTCAGGGGAGGTGAGCAGTGCTTCTCCCCAGTGTTCGGTTGCCGTGGGTCGCCGGCCACCGGCGCCGGGAAATCCCTCAAGCCTGCTCCGGGTCGTCCAGGGCGAGGCTATGGCCCAGCCGCTGCTGTTTGGTGCGCAGATACTCGCGGTTTTCGGGGTTGGGCGCTATGCGCAGCGGAATGCGCGCGTCGATGCGCAGACCCAGCGACTCCAGTTCGGCGAACT
Proteins encoded:
- a CDS encoding response regulator; its protein translation is MGALFAAEFLRLRRHAPWMDRALRVQATLGFLGAVAALFFDYAIAVRLGVVLVILWAPLLLLAGLIALLRGERAARYYLLAWVTFLAAAFFTAIYQFGVIPRAFVGEYSLLIGSALEALLLSFALGDRLNQLREAKDTAQREALRNLGRYQTLYERARYGIFTTSLDGRIIGGNPAFVEMLGYDSLPRMQREVADLERDLYLQPEDRRRMLAELDQRGQVHAFETRMRRRDGTPVWVAISAHRLGQGEDGHIEGSLLDITERKQREAAERARALAEKEKEAAKAAAQAKSSFLSNMSHEIRTPLTAVIGYGEYLLEPALDPARREQFARTIVRSGKHLLALLNDVLDLSKIEAERLRVECLPVSLFRQMADVQSVFEVRARERGLGFRLVYHWPLPETISTDPTRLRQILYNLCGNAMKFTERGGVTLEVRCQPETNRLSIAVVDTGIGIPAYKQRQIFQAFTQADVSTTRRHGGTGLGLTISRQLAERMGGELRCSSEPGLGSRFELELPTGDLEGVRLVHDVPHTPRAELADEQAVRVPQLRGSILHAEDNPDSRELVAMMVRRTGAEIVCVADGAEAVARAWERPYDLVLMDVQMPVLDGFGALAELRAQGFGAPVVALTANVMAEDRVRYHQAGFIACEPKPIRRESFYRLLARHLPAATAAGAALRGRVLLAGDNPDNQALIRWQLETLGAEVLVASDGEQALALAESGEIELVLLDLDMPVLDGATAARRLHARQPELPVYLLTATDAAEARRVAAECGCLGSLGKPLDAQALREVLARHLRAEACAPPSEPPTPPAQDYDDLSDLIQRFVDGLPETLRAMDSARAARDWAALRSLAHQLKGAGGSFGHPELSRLAAGLGKAVKAGDPSAVDQQLAALREAVARAGKG